The Sulfolobus islandicus Y.N.15.51 sequence CGGCTATAATGGATGGCTTTTTGGTGAAGATAGGGAAACTCTCCTTCCATTGAACGTTTACGATGATAAAAAGGAGTATGAAGAGTTTCTCAAAAAGATCAAGTTAGCGTTAAGTCAATTTTACGAGGTGGGATATAACGCTTATAAGACGTTTCCGACCTATTGCGCCATGGATAGGCTCATGAAAGAGTACGGATATCCTTAAATCTTAAGTGCCATCTAAAGAAGCTCAACACTTGTGTATAAATATAAATGGTTGAATTATTAGCCAATAATGAGTTCTCTAATTGACAGCATTTGATGATGGGCTATTAAATGATTGATTATAACTTGTTAAAAGGAAAACATTTATACTCTTAAATACTATAAATATAACATGAAGGTTAGTTTAGATTTTTTAAACGATTTAGTTCATGGAGATTCAGTAAAAAAATTAGAATCTCTAAATAATTATCGATTAATTGAATTTTTAAGTAACGTAATTAAATTATGCGAACCGGATAGCGTATATCTTATAACAGGAAGAAATGAGGAGAAAGAGTATATAAGGAAAAAAGCTCTGGAAAGAGGGGAAGAGATTAAACTAAAGACTAGTGGGCATACCATACATTTTGATCACCCTTTAGATCAGGCTAGGGCCAGAGAAGATACGTTCATACTCACAGATTCAAAGATCCCCTATGTTAATACTATACCTAGGAATGAGGGCCTAAATGAGATTCTAGGTTTACTTAAGGGGTCAATGAGGGGTAGAGAAATGTATGTGGGATTTTATTCTCTAGGTCCTAGAAATTCTCCCTTCCAAATTTTAGCAGTCCAAGTGACTGATTCTCCATACGTTATTCATAGTGAAAATATATTATATAGAAATGCATTTGGAGATTTTAATAATAATAAGCAGTTTTTGAGATTTGTCCACTCAAAAGGAGAACTAGATATAAGAAAAAGGAGAATAATGATTGACCTAGCAGATAATACTGTTTATAGCATTAACACTACTTACGCCGGTAACAGTGTGGGCTTAAAGAAGTTAGCTTTAAGGTTAACTATAACTAAGGCAGCAGAAGAAGGCTGGCTCTCCGAACATATGGCTATAATAGGGTTCAATGGAGATAAGGGTATACATTACTTCACAGCATCATTTCCTTCTGGAAGTGGAAAGACTTCTACTTCCATGATTGGGAGTCTGATAAGCGATGACCTAGCGTTTATAAGGGAATTTGACGGTTTTCCTAAAGCAGTAAATCCAGAAATTGGAGTTTTCGGCATTATACAGGGTATAAATGCTAGGGACGATCCAATAATATGGGAAGTTCTCCACAAGTCTGGAGAAGTGATATTCTCTAATGTATTAATGACTGAAGATGGCGATGTATACTGGGAGGGGAGTGAATTGCCAAAACCCGAAAGGGGATATAACTATGAGGGGAAATGGATTAGGGAAAGCGGTAAGCCAGCCTCCCATCCGAACGCTAGATTCACAGTTCCTTTAACTTCATTCAAGAATTTAGATGGGAATTGGGATAATCCAAATGGTGTCGTTATAGATGGCATAATATTTGGCGTAAGAGACTACAGTACTCTTATTCCAGTTGTTGAAGCCTTTTCATGGTCTCATGGAGTTGCGACTATTGGAGCTTCAATGGAGTCTGCTAGAACCTCAGCTGTAATCGGGAAATCCGATGAGTTAGAGTTTAATCCAATGGCGATTTTAGACTTTATGCCTATCTCGCTCAGTAGGTATTTAAGAAACTATTTGAATTTCGGTAAAAGATTAAGGAGGAGTCCTAAAATATTTGGGTTTAACTATTTTCTAAAAGATGAAAATAATAAATTCTTGAATTCAAAAGAGGACAAGAGAATATGGGTTAGCTGGGCTGTAAAGAGAGTGGAGGAAACTACTGATGCGATCTATACGCCTATTGGCTTCATACCATTTTATGAAGATCTAAAAGCTCTATACAAAAGAGTTTTAGGAAGGGAGTACAGTAAGGAAGAATATGAAAAACAATTTAAAATAAAATTGAAAAGATACTTAGAGAAAACAGACCGTATAATTGGGATTTACCTTAAATTTGATGATATTCCCTCTGAGATTATTAGTGAGTTAGAAATGCAAAGAAAGAGAATTATTGATTATATTAGCAAATATGGTGATTCAGTATCCCCATTTAGATTAGAAAAAACTTGAATAGCTTTAAACTTGAGAGCTGTTTTATAAGATAAGTTAAGATTTTTATGGTATAAGTACTTGTCTTCCGACAGCTTTAAAATTCTCTAGATTATCAATCGCCTCATTTGCTTCTTCTAGTTTCATGGTCTTAGTTATCATTGGTTTAACTTTACCAGCCTCTGCTAATCTCATTATCCCCAAAAAGTCTGATTGGTTTCCAACTAAACTGCCTACGAATTGTATTTCTGACAAAGTTATTAATGGTGCGTGAAAATGCAAATCCGCTCCGAATAATCCCACCATTATGTACTTACCTTGTTTTGCCAAAGCTTTTGGATAAACTGAAAGCGTTTTCTCAGAGTTATTTAGGTCTATTACAGCGTCGATTCCCTTACCTTCGGTTATTCTCCTTATTTCCGCTAAGGGATCTTGAACTGACGCATTTATTACGTAATCGGCTCCAGCTCTCTTAGCAGTCTCTACTGCCTCCTCTCTCACATCTACACCTATTATCGTTGCACCACCGACAGCTTTAGCTATCTGTACCGCCATTGTTCCTAGACCGCCACCAGCCCCTACTACTACTAATGTCTTAGTTGGGTCTAATGATGCTTTTCTAACTGCCCTATATGTAGTTATTCCAGAACAAGTTAAAGGTGATGCTTCTACGGCATTAAGTCTTCTCAGCTTGTACATATATTTATAATGAGGTATTAACACATATTCTGCGTAAGCTCCATCAAAGTTAATTCCTAACCATCTAGGAGAATCGCACAAATGCTCTTCCCCTATTCTACAATAATAGCAATTTCCTTCTCCCTGCCAAGGGTTAACTGCAACTAGATCACCCTTAGAGTATCCAACAACTTCATCTCCCATTTCCTCTATTTTTCCTGCGATCTCGTGACCTAAAGTTACCGGCAATTTCACACCCAAATCTTCTACTATTCTTAAATTCCCAAATCTCCCTTGTCTCATGTGAACATCAGAATGACAAACTCCCGCAGCCTCTACCTTTATCAAAACTTGTGCTCCCTTAGGTTTAGGTATATCTATATCTTTTAAAACGAGAGGTTTTCCTATTTCTACTAATCTAACTGCTCTCATGCTATCACATAAAATATAAATATGTTTAACACATTATTAAGCATTATAATGTTATTTAACATAATAGCTTTAGTGATAATCATCTAACGTATTATGATATTAAGATTTATATAGATGAATCTAGTCAAAACTTCATCGTGTTCGTTTTCTATTTATGAATTCATTCATTCTCTTTTTTGCGGAATCCCCCAATGACATCAACGCCAACTCCATGACTGCATTTCTTATCTTCTCCTTATCGTTTTTCAACCAATACTTCATAGTCATAATAGAATTCGTATCAATACTTTTGATTTTCTCTAACTGTTTCTCAACTTCTGTATAAAGGTCTTCCCTTTTGACCACTATATCAACCAGCCCTATAGTTTTAGCCTCTTCAGCAGTTATTGAATCTCCAGTTAATGCTAGCCTAGTAATTGATCTACCCAATATTGAATAACCTACTGATATTGCCATTGGCGGAATTAATCCCAACTTTCCTTCTGGAATTGAAAAAGTAGCGTCGTTAACTGAAATTATCACATCACAGAAAAGGAGTATCTCGCAACCACCGCCATAAGCAAGCCCATTAACTGCACATAATAATGGCTTCTTTAAATCCACTAGACTTTCAATCGCGCTATATAAAGCGTTGAAGAAGTTTAGGGCATCTCTTTGATCCTTTAACTCTAACATGGCATTGATATCATCTCCTGCGGAGAAAGCTCTTCCATTGCCAGTTAAGACTATTGCTGAAATTGACTGATCGTCATTACAATCCCTCAAGTGTTTTGCTAAGAGACTCCAGCTTTCCTTATCTAGGGCATTTAACTTTTCTGGTCTATTTAATGTGATCCAACAAACGTCTTTTCTTCTTTCAGAGAGGATTTTTACCATAATATGATATTTAGCAAAGGATATCTTAAATGTTGAGCTTTCAAATTATACTGTGAAGATTTTAAAATTTGAGATTAAAATAAAATTGAATAGTGCGCTGCTATGATATTGAATCTTGGCTTACGATCTCCAAGCTAACCATACCTTTTTAAGGATAACACTTATATATAGAAAATCAAAAGTAAAAGGAACAAACAGACCAGCTAGAATGTTTACTAATGATACGCTATACTTGCGTTCAAAGTTATCGTTCAATAACGTACCAATTACAACACCCAGTGGATCACCATATAGAATATAAGTGAAGTACAACATAGAATATAAGTGAAGTACAACGCAGGATTAGTAAAACCGTGAGAGCTAATAAAGGTAAAGATGGGATCAGAAAATAACGCATAACCCGTAAAATAGCTTAAGAACCAAACGATAGTCATCATGAGGATTCCGAAATCCCAGCTTAACTTCATCTCCTTTTTGGCAATCCACATTGGAGATTCAGGCAGCCAAACCCTAGTAATTAACGCAATCAGAGAAACTAGAAGTCCGGCCAAGAAAAGTAATCTCCATTCGCCTCCTAAGACTACTGCAATAGGTCCCACAATCAACGTTGTTAAAAAGCCAGAGGCTGTAACTAACCCAACTGCCCTACCTCTCCTTTCAGCAGATACGGTTTCTGATATATAAGTTGGCACTACACTGATTTCTCCTTCTATTCCTAATCCTATAATGAATTCTGCTATGATTATCCATGAAAACGTTTGCGATAAAAAGCCGATTAGGGATCCTAATGATACAAGTCCCATGGAAGTCAATAGCCCAATTTTTCTTCCCTTGAATGATGATAGCAATCCGTTTATTACTCCACCAATTGCATATCCAATCATTTCAGCAGATAATGGTAAGTTAGCGATAACTGTAGAGACTTCAAACTGCTTTCTAGCGTAATTTATAATGTAAGGAACGTTGAATATATCCCAAAAGGTTAACGACATCCCGATTACCAAGACTACTAATTTCCAGTTCATACTTTTTTCTGAAAGTTTAAAGTTTATAAAACTTACAAACTATACTTGATACAATACCGTCGTTTGCAGTATTGGATTAAATGGCAAGCTAAAAAGCACGGCATGATTGTTGAGTTTGTTAATCCTAAGTACTCTTCTGTTTCATGTCCTAAGTGTGGTAAGAAGATGAAGGAAGTTGGTTATAGGTATTTCCTCTGTACAAAATGTGGTTATAAGAATGACAAGGATGTTATTGCAATGGTTAATTTAAATAGGAGGGGGTCTCTGACCCTCTCGTCTGCCCACCAGATGAGAGATGTAAACGCTAATCGATGGTGGGAACGATGATCCCTCTGTAACGGTAGACCCAAAATCGTATTATGAAAAATAATTCTGACAGAATAATATCGATTCATGATAGATAACAGGATTTATATGAGTATTAAGAATTCAATTGAAGAAAGGGTTTAAGGTGAGGGAGATGTGGTATTACCACGTGAGTAAGTGAGATGGTAACATCCGGTCTCCCTCACCAAAATAACATTCAACAAATAGGATATAAATTACTTTCCATGCTGAACTTCAAGGGAAAGAAAGGGGAAGAGGTGGCGAGAACCCTCATCTCAGCGTGTCTATGGAACGATTCGGTGGAAAGCAAGTCGAGGGCGTATGGCGTGTCCCCACAGACCGTGAGGAATTACGTGGAGGAGCAAGGGGTGGAAGTTATTGAGAAACTCTTGGAAAGCGCCAGGAAGATATCCTTGAAGGTACTGAAGGGAGTAAGGGAGATAGACGTCTCAATAGACTGGACAACCAAGACCTGGTACGGGAGACCGGTGGGAGGGCTCGGGAGTTCGGAGGAGGGAAACTCTTGGAACTACGCAACTGCGACGACAAAGTTTAATGGGAAAGTGCTCCTACTGGCCTTCGTCACTCAAGTCAAGGGGATGACTAAGGAAGAGATCGTGAAGGCCCTCGTGGAGCAAGTCGTCGCGATGGGGTTCAAGATAAGGTTGATAACTCTTGACGCTGGTTTCTATACTGTTGATGTGCTCAATTTCATTTCACAGTTTAAGTATATAGTTGCTGTGCCTGTTGGGGACGTTAAGGTTTATGAGGAGTTTGACGGGGATTACACAACTAATAGTAAGAGGCATAGGAGGGATGAGCAGGTCAAGTTCAGGCTTCTCGTGTACAGCAAGGAAAAAGTGAGGAGAAAGAAGAAGAGTCTTGTTTATTTTGCTAGGGCTACTAACCTAGACCTATCCAAGAGGGAAGTGTTGGATTTGTATAATAAGGTAAGGGGTCCCATAGAGACCTCTTATAGGAACATTAAGGCTTTTCTTCCATTCACCAGTTCCACCAAGTTTGTTTTCCGCACGTTGATCTTCGTGCTGGCCCTTGTACTCTACTCCTTATATACCATATTCAAGGGGGAGGTGGGGAGAGAGGAGTTTAGATTATTATTAATTCTTTTATTTCCTGATTTATTCAATCCAGAGAATTTTACATTTAATGTAATTGAAACACTTATTTACACTATAGATTTATTTTCAAGGAGGTGATTTTGGGTCTACCGGAATTGGAGGAGGCCAAGCTCACCGACGGGCTTTAAGCCCAAGAGGCGAAACGGCCTACACCCCAGTCAGATCTGTGTAATACAGATCTGACTAATATGTTTTATATAAGAAAGTCAGATAATTGCCAAAACCGAATAAAAGTCAGCAATACTACAGTTTCTAGAGATCTTAAGAAATTGATAACAATGGAATCATAGAGAAAAGAAATAATGAGTATAGAATTTCCGATCCAATCATTAGGTATGCCTTGCTGGAAGAGGGTATCTGATCATTTTTCTCTTAATAAAATAATCATAACTAAGGTGAATTAGGTTTTTATTAGTTAGTTCAAAAATTAATTTATGATTAGGGGAATAGATGGTGTAATTAAAGGAAGAAATACCATGGATGGCGCTGGGGTTAAACTTTACAGAGTGTTTGGCGGACCAGATACTGTGGATTTAACAGATCCTTTCCTATTACTGGACTTCTTCGGCTCAAATAAGGTTGAGGAGTACATTAATGGATTTCCTTGGCACCCGCATAGGGGAATTGAGACTGTAACGCTATTATTTGAGGGAAAAGTGGAACACCAAGATAGTTTAGGTAATAAGGGAACAATATATCCTGGCCAGGTCCAATGGATGACTGCTGGAAGTGGAATATTTCACCAAGAAATGCCAAAACCATTAGAGGGTACAGAGATTCCCAAGTATAATCAAGATCCATTCCTAGTAAGAGGATTACAGTTATGGATAAACCTACCATCTTACAAAAAGATGACACAGCCAGTATATAGGGATGTAAAAAGTGTTCCTAAAGAGAAGTTCGACTTCGGAGAAGTATCAGTCCTCGCGGGAGAGTTCGCTGGAATTGAGGGACCAGTTAAGGTGAAGAGTGATGTTGATCCGTCATACATTCACGTAAAATTGAACGGGGACATGAAGTTAAAGGTAAAAGAAGGATATACTGTATTAGCCTATGTGGTTGATGGTAGTGCCAGATTTGCACCCAATTCTCCAGGTATAGGAAAGGGAAATTTAGTAATCTTCACTAGGGAGGGGGATGAGATTAAAATTAGTGGAAATGCGAGCTTTATAGTATTATCCGGAAGACCTCTAAATGAGCCAGTAGCTTGGTATGGACCAATAGTTATGAATACTGAAGATCAAATAATTGAAGCGTTTGACGATTTGAGAAAAGGTACATTCATAAGACATAAAGAGATACTATATGAATAATATCATGCGTAATGCTTTGTTGATCTCTTCAATTTATTTCATAAGCATGATATGATGCACTGAGAATTTTTCAGTAATTAATATTTATTTCAACGTTATTCGCAAGCTCACACCCTAATACCCGGAGCTCTACCAACTAAAGAATTAGCCAAGTGGACCATCCATGCATAAGCCCAGAACTTGAGCTTAGCCTCAACCACTTGTCCTAAAAAACTTGTAGCCCTAACAGATTCCCCAAAAGTACGCTTCACAGCAGAGAATAAGGACTCAATCCTCCACCTAACACCGTAACCCCTCTCCTCCCTCCAACGATTATAACCCAACCTCTTGAACTCCCTTACAGCCTTTCTCCTAGCAGGATGACCGCGTCTAGTGGAGGCGTTCTCCCTAGGTGGAACAACAACCTCAACCCCAGTCTTGTAAACCTCATTAGCATCATAAGCTTTATCTCCATAAAACTTCTTGACCTTCTTTCCCTTATCTTGTAAATCCTTAACCGTCTTAACTGCAGTCTGAACCTCGTTGCTGGTTACTTCAGCGTTTATTACGTTGAATTGGTCCTTATCCATTACTATTTCGATCTTGAGGAATTTTGAGTCCTTGGTTTTTCCCCATTTTGCTATAATGTATTGTCCTCCCTTGTTTGTGCTTATTCCCGTTGCGTCTGCTATTACTTCAAGTTGGTCATTTGCCTCTGGGAATTTTATGTTCATGTTTCTTACTCTTTCCCATATTGTTGAGTAGTCTAGGCTTGTTGGGATGATTTTCAGTCTTTCTAATGCTCTCAATACTCCTTCTATGGCCCTATAAGGTAGGAACAAGTGCAGGAACGCTAGGAAGTCGTTGAACTCCTTTGGCGCCTTGTAGGTTTTCTTGGCATTCCTATTCTCTTCTGCTAGTAATTCCCACCAGTGTTGGAAGACGTAGAAGGGGAACATTAGCTCGTATCTAGTTATAACGTTCTCGTCGTACTTGCTCCAATCCCTCTTGTACTTACTCTTTCCCATGAGTAATACTCGGTATAATTATTTATAAATTTTTGTATAATTCTGAAGTAACCCACAAAGCACATGCGTAATACTTAATATTACTTTTTATGATTTTTTTAGAATCAATTACAGGATATTCTCTCAAAATTTAGGGGATATAATTGATATTATAAGATTAAAAAAGTTGATTTGATATTCGTAATGATGGGATTAAAGTTTTAGTGATCTTGAAATACAAGGTCTCTTAAAAAAAGTATAATGTAAAAGTTAAAGAATATGCAGAAAGTTATAGGAGTTGAACTAAATCTTGAAGTTCATAAAGGAAGAGTAGACAATATAGGAATTTCACATATAATAACGTGTACTATTCAATCTTAATAATGATGGAAATAAGTTAGTTTATAGTTCCAAATCTCACTATACATGATTTACTTTTTGAGGACTTTTGTTTAAGCTAGAAACATTTTAGGAGCATATATCAAGTATGCTATATTGAGTCCGTCCTTGAGATTAGGTTATATACCATGAGTATAAATTATATCCTAGATTAGCGACACCATTAGCATCATTAAAACTCTATTCTAACTTGTATCGCATCTAAATAGTATGTAATTATATATCAAAACTCCAGCCTTTTCTAGGTAAGATCTCATATTCTTTAAAATATATCTTCTTTATGTTAGACATGTTCACATGGACGTTGAGATAGGGATTAAAATTCATTATTACTTGGTCTTGAGCAGATTCAATATTCCATAAAAATGGCGAAGCATATAATGTCGTCACAGTATTATACAGCAATGCCATGCCATTAGTGTTTGTTTTATTTAGTTTAAAGAAATCTCTTACTCCAAGGCATAACTGGAGGGACGAACTTATCCTCTGGCTCAACAATAACCTCAACTAAAGAAGGAGTATTCTTTATAGCCCTCTTTAACGTATCAGATATCTCTTCATCATTGGTTATCCCATACGCGGATAGTCCATACCCTTCAGCGATCTTAACGTAATCTGGACTTGAAAAATCAGTTCCAACAATGTCCTTACCCCTAGCTTTCATTTCAGCCCTTATCCAACCGTAACTTCCATTATTAAAGATTATAATAACCACATTAGCATTGACTCTCCTTATGGTCTCTAGTTCACCAACTGAGAAACCGAAACTCCCATCTCCAGAAAGAGAGAAAATCAAAGAGTTAGGCCTTGCAAAATAAGCACCTACAGATGCTGGAATTGAATAGCCAAGACCACCTAGACCATAGTTAAAAATGAAATACCTACCAACTTTTTTGGCCTTGTAGAAAGCAGCAGTGTAGATTGCGCTAACTCCGGGATCAGCTATTAATACAGCCTCTTCAGGTGATAGACTCCAAAGTTCCTTTATGAAACGTAACGGGTTTACTGCTTCTCTCCTCTCCTTACTAAGCCTATCTTCGAATGCACTTCTATCTAAAATAATGTTCTTTTTACCAATTTTTCCACTACCTTTAATTTCCTTAATCAACTCCCTCAATGTTACTTTAGCATCCCCTATGAGGTTTATACTATCGTAATTATTCCCAGTCTCAGTCTCGCTAATGTCAATATGAATTACGGTTTTGCCTCTGGATGGTATAGTCCAGTTATAAGTATTTGCTGAATCCGTATTACTTCCTATGAGAATTACAAGGTCTGATTTATCTACGATACTGTTCGAAAAATTTGCACCGCCCCTACCGCCAACCACACCTATTGACAAGGGATGGGTTTCTGGAATACAACCCTTACCAGTTATTGTAGTCCCCACGAGAATTCCTAATAACTCAGCTAATTCAGTTACCTCATCCCACGCCATTGAGTAAAGTGCTCCTTGACCGCAAATTATTACTGGAAATTCACTCTTCAAAATTAAATCTACGGCTTTCCTTATCATTTCACGATCCGCTAAAGGTCTTTGAGATGGATATTTCGAGAACTCCTTTTGGGCTTTAAGTTCAACGTTGCCTTCTAATTCATCTTCTAAAACATCTAGGGGTATTCTAATGTGAACTGGTCCAGGTTTTCCACTAGTACTTAATCTGAATGCTCTCCTTATAGCATGAGGTAATTCCTCAACATTATACACTGTTATAGTTTCCTTAGTTATCGGTCTAAATAGGGAAGCTTGATCTAATGCGGTCAAATAATTCTCCTTCTCTCCGTATAACGGTGTATCAGTAGTTATTACTATTAACGGTGTAGATGACTTATACGCTTCAGCAACTCCAGGGAGCATATATATTGAACCAACACTTGGGCCTTCAACAACTCCAGGTTTATAAGTTAGCTTTGCGTATGTGTCAGCCATGTAAACTGCGTTTCTCTCATCTCTAGTGATTATGTGTAGTACTTCGCCTTCTTTAAGTTGATCATATAATGATATTGAGGATTCGCCCGGTAAACCAAATATGTGTTTAACGTCATAATCCTTTAACAGAGTCAAGAGAAGTTTTGAACCATTCATGAATATTAATGATTTCACACGCATAAAAAGTGTTTTGACACTTGAAGACCATGATTTATAAATATTTTAGATGAAAAGGGACGTTATTATCAATGAGAAATCAATATATCGTGTTTATCGTACCATTCCTTAAATCTCTTATATCTCTCCTCCACTGCTTTTTTCATGTATTCCCGTGGATCGAAATCCTCTAACCTGACCTTATTTATCGATACTATTTCCTCTATTTTAGTCTTATTAGCTAACGCATCCACTGCTTCTTTTCCATATATTTCCTCTAACATCAGCCTACCCGTTTCTGTTGCATAGCCTATATTCCATTCTTCGTTAAAATCACTCTTGACTTCCACGTTATAGTCTGGAAATGCCTTCATTAGTTTATACTTAACTTGAACTGCCATAAGATCTGCTAAGGTACACCCCTTATTAGCAGTGAAAATTAATCTAACAAAAACCCTATTGCCTTCAACTTTTATCTCTCTTACTAGTCCTAAGTCATATATATTTATTGGAATCTCTGGATCGTAAATTTGCCTTAAAATTTCCACAATCTTATCTTTCATAATCCTATTCCTCCAAGATATTCACTATGAGCCTTCTTGATCTGCTTTATAGTATTATCATATTCTCCTTTGAGCACATCCCTAAACCCTTCTGTAGCATTAAATGCCATCTCTTGCCAATCCTTTAGCCAAGGTTTGATAACGTCTTTTAAGCTTGGTTCCTTACTAAAAGCGTATTTGAACAGTTCTTGAGAGAGCATCCCAAGTGTAAATAATTCAATAAATCTATGTATAAGTTTATAGATAATAACTCAAAAGAAAGCATAAACTCTTGAGAAATTTTGAATTTTCACTTGGAGTAAAATCTTGAGTAATACTTAAAGGGGACCGGGAAGACGTAGTACAAGGATTGGGAGATATGAAACCTTGGATAGAATACTACAATCTCCCGGTCCCCTATGATAAACTATCATCAAGGCATAAAACTCTTTTGAAAATGCACTACATACTAATCACCTCAAAAGCACTATCATCACTAGACCTATACATACTTAGAGTACTCATCGTCATGATGATATGGCAATGCTCCTACAGAGATGTAGAAGCATACTATTACACGGACATTGTAGTAAGATGGTTTCTAGGAGAACGCAAGTCAAAATCCGAAAACCACAGAAGGGCAAAGAAACTTAGGGGAGAAATAAAGAAAGCATTCAAGGAATACGCAAAAGAACTTGAGGAAAAGCTAAGCAAACTAGAAAACTACTTGCCAAGTAGTGCCTTATACGGCAAAGTTAACAAACTCTGGGCAATAGATTCCAACATAATCGAAGTACCCTTCGGAAAGAGAAACAAGGAGACATTAAAGAAAAAGCTAGAACTCAACTTGAGACAAGGAAAGTTTAGGGAAGCAGCAAACTTAATTTACTACTATATGAGGGCTAAGATTCATCGTAGATTTAAGGGTGAGTTTGCGAAGAAGAGGGGTAGGAGTTTCTTCGGCTTCAAGGTTTTATATGCTATTTCCCCAACCATGATTCTTCACGCAATTCAAGTTGAGTTTGCAAACTTTCCCGATAATAAGGTTGGTTTTGGTATGAGTGGTTATAAGGTTGTTGATAGGGGTTTCTTGGGAATGCCCTCAACTTGGATAATTGGTTTTTCTAGTTTTAGACGTTATGTTGAATTCTTTGGTATTTTCTTGAAGAGGTATTGGAGACCTTACGCTATTAACAAGG is a genomic window containing:
- a CDS encoding thiamine pyrophosphate-binding protein, which encodes MRVKSLIFMNGSKLLLTLLKDYDVKHIFGLPGESSISLYDQLKEGEVLHIITRDERNAVYMADTYAKLTYKPGVVEGPSVGSIYMLPGVAEAYKSSTPLIVITTDTPLYGEKENYLTALDQASLFRPITKETITVYNVEELPHAIRRAFRLSTSGKPGPVHIRIPLDVLEDELEGNVELKAQKEFSKYPSQRPLADREMIRKAVDLILKSEFPVIICGQGALYSMAWDEVTELAELLGILVGTTITGKGCIPETHPLSIGVVGGRGGANFSNSIVDKSDLVILIGSNTDSANTYNWTIPSRGKTVIHIDISETETGNNYDSINLIGDAKVTLRELIKEIKGSGKIGKKNIILDRSAFEDRLSKERREAVNPLRFIKELWSLSPEEAVLIADPGVSAIYTAAFYKAKKVGRYFIFNYGLGGLGYSIPASVGAYFARPNSLIFSLSGDGSFGFSVGELETIRRVNANVVIIIFNNGSYGWIRAEMKARGKDIVGTDFSSPDYVKIAEGYGLSAYGITNDEEISDTLKRAIKNTPSLVEVIVEPEDKFVPPVMPWSKRFL
- a CDS encoding metal-sulfur cluster assembly factor, with amino-acid sequence MKDKIVEILRQIYDPEIPINIYDLGLVREIKVEGNRVFVRLIFTANKGCTLADLMAVQVKYKLMKAFPDYNVEVKSDFNEEWNIGYATETGRLMLEEIYGKEAVDALANKTKIEEIVSINKVRLEDFDPREYMKKAVEERYKRFKEWYDKHDILISH
- a CDS encoding toluene-4-monooxygenase system protein E (TmoE), producing the protein MLSQELFKYAFSKEPSLKDVIKPWLKDWQEMAFNATEGFRDVLKGEYDNTIKQIKKAHSEYLGGIGL
- a CDS encoding transposase, encoding MKPWIEYYNLPVPYDKLSSRHKTLLKMHYILITSKALSSLDLYILRVLIVMMIWQCSYRDVEAYYYTDIVVRWFLGERKSKSENHRRAKKLRGEIKKAFKEYAKELEEKLSKLENYLPSSALYGKVNKLWAIDSNIIEVPFGKRNKETLKKKLELNLRQGKFREAANLIYYYMRAKIHRRFKGEFAKKRGRSFFGFKVLYAISPTMILHAIQVEFANFPDNKVGFGMSGYKVVDRGFLGMPSTWIIGFSSFRRYVEFFGIFLKRYWRPYAINKDMVEVFVYVIGIIYNSLIYTSVLAKVPQEEFVKLSS